In Arcobacter sp. F2176, a single genomic region encodes these proteins:
- a CDS encoding alpha/beta fold hydrolase, which produces MKKDLLINSSGILLNILEKIFDANIEVKGIENIPKDNPKIFVANHFTRMEALLVPYALYELTNKKVGVIADDSLFHTYFGDFLEDIGAMPKSSPFRNNTIIGDLITGCKDWLIFPEGLMVKAKDISKQKNHFCVKINGTCQVVHTGSAFFALNSQLLRNDYFNKKIKNFKKFQHKYFINECKDIKEQETMIVPINISYSNLRTGKNFLLDMVSKFMDNIGEHFLEELEIESNIVLNSKITIQILKPISTQDILKDIYKKEKNHNNIINKYRYELTHRFMDNIYKNLNINFDHIFVLIIFLYPKKSINKNHLKRMIYLLWNQLKENLFSYNIEQESNIINLISYEEFLPFENILKIALKDNIILEDKVNYFLNKDALLNSYTHHTIRLKNILHVILNEVLIIDKLNILAKNLVLKEKEEIDRLLLSTLEKEEHDEFESDYEKFKDFPNIKDKEIGRPRYYNHAVSDVCIITLHGFSSSPKEVEQLSKFIRSKEINVYSPRLKGHGTVPEDLQNTTWKDWYLSLSRAIIIATLKHKRIIIIGFSTGGLLSLLSTKKCYMEFAGIICINTALHLNDIRVKTLLPAVSFWNDLVNSVHANSYAKEYIDNHAENPDINYDKFYIKAIEQLSKLMVKTRENLKNIQSPILIIQGKNDPVVNPASAYEIFEKIKSKEKDLVILERKNHVIIKGDNTKELYDEIYKFIKKIEE; this is translated from the coding sequence ATGAAAAAAGATTTGCTTATAAATTCAAGTGGTATTTTGCTAAATATTTTAGAAAAAATATTTGATGCAAATATAGAGGTCAAAGGCATAGAAAATATTCCAAAAGATAATCCTAAAATATTTGTGGCAAATCATTTTACAAGAATGGAAGCTTTACTTGTGCCTTATGCTTTATATGAACTTACAAATAAAAAAGTAGGTGTTATTGCTGATGATAGTTTATTTCACACTTATTTTGGAGATTTTTTAGAAGATATTGGAGCAATGCCAAAATCATCGCCTTTTAGAAATAATACTATTATTGGTGATTTAATTACAGGATGTAAAGATTGGTTGATTTTTCCAGAAGGATTAATGGTAAAAGCTAAAGATATATCAAAACAAAAAAATCATTTCTGTGTAAAGATAAATGGAACTTGCCAAGTTGTACATACTGGTTCTGCTTTTTTTGCATTAAATTCCCAATTATTAAGAAATGATTATTTTAATAAAAAAATCAAAAATTTCAAGAAATTTCAACACAAATATTTCATAAATGAATGTAAAGATATAAAAGAACAAGAGACAATGATTGTACCTATTAATATCTCTTATTCAAATCTTCGCACTGGAAAAAACTTTTTACTTGATATGGTTTCCAAATTTATGGATAATATTGGAGAACACTTTTTAGAAGAGTTAGAAATAGAATCAAATATTGTTTTAAATTCTAAAATCACAATTCAAATTCTAAAACCAATTAGCACCCAAGATATTTTGAAAGATATTTATAAAAAAGAGAAGAATCACAATAATATAATAAATAAATATAGATATGAGTTAACACATCGTTTTATGGATAATATTTATAAAAATTTAAATATAAATTTTGACCATATATTTGTACTTATTATTTTTTTATATCCTAAAAAATCAATCAATAAAAACCATTTAAAAAGAATGATTTACCTTCTATGGAATCAACTTAAAGAAAACTTATTTTCTTATAATATTGAACAAGAAAGTAATATTATAAACCTCATTTCCTATGAAGAGTTTCTTCCCTTTGAAAATATTTTAAAAATTGCTCTAAAAGACAACATAATTTTAGAGGACAAAGTTAACTATTTTTTAAATAAAGATGCTCTTTTAAATAGTTATACTCACCATACAATTCGTCTTAAAAATATACTTCATGTAATTTTAAATGAAGTACTAATAATAGATAAACTAAATATTTTAGCAAAAAACTTAGTTTTAAAAGAAAAAGAAGAGATAGATAGACTGCTTCTTTCTACTTTAGAGAAAGAAGAACATGATGAATTTGAATCTGATTATGAAAAGTTTAAAGATTTTCCTAATATAAAAGATAAAGAAATAGGAAGACCAAGATATTATAATCATGCTGTTTCAGATGTTTGTATTATAACTTTACATGGTTTTTCCTCATCTCCAAAAGAAGTAGAACAATTAAGCAAGTTTATTAGAAGTAAAGAGATAAACGTCTACTCTCCAAGATTAAAAGGGCATGGAACTGTTCCAGAAGATTTGCAAAATACTACATGGAAAGATTGGTATTTATCCCTTTCAAGGGCAATTATAATTGCTACATTAAAACACAAAAGAATTATTATTATTGGATTTTCAACAGGAGGACTTCTTTCTCTTCTTAGTACAAAAAAATGTTATATGGAATTTGCTGGAATTATTTGTATAAATACAGCTTTACATTTAAATGATATACGAGTTAAAACTCTACTTCCAGCGGTCTCTTTTTGGAATGATTTAGTAAATAGTGTACATGCGAATAGTTATGCAAAAGAGTATATAGATAATCACGCTGAAAATCCAGATATAAATTATGATAAATTTTATATCAAAGCCATAGAACAATTAAGTAAATTAATGGTAAAAACAAGAGAAAATCTTAAAAATATACAAAGCCCTATTTTAATAATTCAAGGAAAAAATGATCCAGTTGTAAATCCAGCATCTGCTTATGAGATATTTGAAAAAATAAAATCCAAAGAAAAAGATTTGGTTATTTTAGAGCGAAAAAATCATGTTATTATTAAAGGCGATAATACAAAAGAGTTATATGATGAGATTTATAAATTTATAAAAAAAATAGAAGAGTAA
- a CDS encoding acyl-CoA dehydrogenase: protein MEALAFVLILIIFGYFSYPLILWFGFIGVYSLIFFDTNILFWVIFAILAVTFIIQKNRIKIITSPLVKFIMKKGLLPKISATEEAALQAGTNWVESDYFKADINFKRIKEEYVTKLTKEEQDFINNEVNELCSMTTDWEIFQNRDLSPEVWKFIKDKKFFGMIIPKEYGGLGFSATAHSHVIEKLVTRSQVLAITIMVPNSLGPAELILKYGTQVQKDKYLDDLANGRQVPCFGLTEPNAGSDATSITSSGVIFKDEDKKIKIKLNFEKRYITLGNIATLIGIAFQLHDPEQILGEKKDLGITFGLLDSKLKGIDNSRRHDPLGIPFVNSPLFGKDVVIEIDDIIGGIDGIGLGWQMLVESLSIGRGISLPSVSLGGSKLALKVVSSYSQIREQFGLSIDRFEGVEEKIAKIAAFTYMLNASRNYTLDAIDNGVRPGVINSVMKYHATEKFREVINDSMDVVGGSGIIRGEKNLLAHAYFALPISITVEGANILTRNLMQFGQGLIKSHPYIYKEIQALNKNDVEAFDEAFFSHIKLVVKAFTKTITCYFTRGYFLKTQGNFKRYKQKLIWASSEFTLLSNTTLALLGPALKKRENISARFGDMLSYMYLITATLREFDNNPKEEDKDLVNYICNYAFEEIQKAKENILYNLPMLKVFLPLVRLNPLSVKAPDKLNEKIVNNLKNEAYLKELTSSVFVSSDAKDRLNILEKAIELNNETKPAFIKIKLAIKNGDIKKDSLENMFEEALEKGIVDKNELAQLKKANKLKQSIIEVDSYKARTYKTMR from the coding sequence ATGGAAGCATTAGCATTTGTACTTATACTTATTATTTTTGGATATTTTTCATATCCATTGATTTTATGGTTTGGTTTTATTGGTGTATATTCACTAATATTTTTTGATACAAATATTTTATTTTGGGTTATATTTGCCATTTTAGCAGTAACCTTTATAATACAAAAAAATAGAATAAAGATTATTACTTCTCCTTTAGTTAAGTTTATTATGAAAAAAGGATTATTACCAAAAATATCTGCTACAGAAGAAGCAGCCCTTCAAGCTGGAACAAATTGGGTTGAATCTGATTATTTTAAAGCAGATATAAACTTCAAAAGAATAAAAGAAGAGTATGTTACAAAACTTACAAAAGAAGAGCAAGATTTTATAAATAATGAAGTAAATGAACTATGTTCTATGACTACAGATTGGGAAATATTTCAAAATAGGGATTTAAGTCCTGAGGTTTGGAAATTTATAAAAGATAAAAAATTCTTTGGAATGATTATTCCAAAAGAGTATGGTGGTTTAGGTTTTTCTGCAACTGCCCATTCACATGTAATAGAAAAACTTGTTACAAGATCACAAGTATTAGCTATTACTATTATGGTGCCAAACTCTCTTGGACCTGCTGAGTTGATTTTAAAATATGGAACACAAGTACAAAAAGATAAATATCTTGATGACTTAGCAAATGGTAGACAAGTTCCTTGTTTTGGACTAACTGAACCAAATGCAGGGAGTGATGCTACTTCAATTACTTCAAGTGGTGTTATATTTAAAGATGAAGATAAAAAAATAAAAATTAAACTAAATTTTGAAAAAAGATATATAACTTTAGGAAATATTGCAACTCTTATCGGTATTGCTTTTCAACTACACGACCCAGAACAAATATTAGGTGAGAAAAAAGATTTAGGTATCACTTTTGGATTACTTGATTCTAAATTAAAAGGAATAGATAATTCAAGACGACATGACCCACTTGGTATTCCATTTGTAAACTCTCCTTTATTTGGCAAAGATGTAGTTATTGAAATAGATGATATTATAGGAGGAATTGACGGTATTGGACTTGGTTGGCAAATGCTTGTTGAGTCACTATCTATTGGAAGAGGAATATCACTTCCAAGTGTTTCTTTAGGAGGAAGTAAACTTGCTTTAAAAGTAGTATCTTCATATTCACAAATTAGAGAACAATTTGGACTTAGTATTGATAGATTTGAAGGTGTTGAAGAAAAAATTGCAAAAATTGCAGCCTTTACTTATATGTTAAATGCTTCAAGAAACTATACCCTTGATGCAATAGATAATGGAGTAAGACCAGGGGTTATAAACTCTGTTATGAAATACCATGCAACTGAAAAATTTAGAGAAGTGATAAATGACTCTATGGATGTAGTAGGAGGAAGTGGAATTATAAGAGGTGAAAAAAACTTATTAGCCCATGCATATTTTGCTCTTCCCATTTCTATTACTGTTGAAGGTGCAAATATTCTTACTAGAAATTTGATGCAATTTGGACAAGGATTAATTAAATCACATCCTTATATTTATAAAGAGATACAAGCTTTAAATAAAAATGATGTGGAAGCTTTTGATGAAGCATTTTTTTCTCATATAAAACTTGTAGTTAAAGCTTTTACTAAAACTATTACTTGTTATTTCACAAGAGGATATTTCTTAAAAACACAAGGAAATTTTAAAAGATACAAACAAAAACTTATTTGGGCAAGTTCAGAGTTTACACTATTGAGTAATACAACTCTTGCTCTTTTAGGACCAGCTCTTAAAAAAAGAGAAAACATCTCTGCTAGATTTGGAGATATGCTTTCATATATGTATTTAATAACTGCAACCCTTAGGGAGTTTGATAATAATCCTAAAGAAGAAGATAAAGATTTAGTAAATTATATATGTAACTATGCCTTTGAAGAGATTCAAAAAGCAAAAGAGAATATCTTATATAATCTTCCTATGTTAAAAGTTTTCTTACCATTAGTAAGGTTAAATCCATTAAGTGTAAAAGCACCAGATAAATTAAATGAAAAGATTGTAAATAACTTAAAAAATGAAGCATATCTAAAAGAACTAACTTCAAGTGTATTTGTATCAAGTGATGCAAAAGATAGGTTAAATATCCTAGAAAAAGCGATTGAATTAAACAATGAAACAAAACCAGCTTTTATAAAAATAAAATTGGCTATTAAAAATGGTGATATAAAAAAAGACTCTTTAGAAAATATGTTTGAAGAAGCCTTAGAAAAAGGAATTGTTGATAAAAATGAGTTAGCACAATTAAAAAAAGCAAATAAACTAAAACAATCAATCATAGAAGTTGACTCGTATAAAGCAAGAACATACAAAACAATGAGATAA